In Dehalococcoidia bacterium, one DNA window encodes the following:
- a CDS encoding NADH-quinone oxidoreductase subunit C, translating to MTRELAGPEVAEAIRQRFPDAVLEEASGWVMIEPQSLAPVAAFLRDDPELDCKYLISITGVDYIDHFEVVYHLASLTRNHMLVLKTRPADRENPEVPSVALIWRGANLQEREVYDLMGIRFSGHPDLRRILLWEGYAGHPLRKDFLNLPGGFKPGLPRFPGVGAEA from the coding sequence ATGACCAGAGAGCTGGCCGGACCCGAGGTCGCTGAGGCGATTCGCCAGCGCTTCCCCGACGCGGTCCTCGAAGAGGCGTCCGGATGGGTGATGATTGAGCCGCAGAGCCTGGCGCCGGTCGCCGCATTCCTTCGCGATGACCCCGAGCTCGACTGCAAGTACCTGATATCGATCACCGGGGTCGATTACATCGACCATTTCGAAGTCGTCTATCACCTCGCCTCGCTGACCAGGAACCACATGCTGGTCTTGAAGACGCGTCCGGCGGACCGCGAGAACCCGGAGGTACCGTCGGTAGCGTTAATATGGCGTGGCGCGAACCTCCAGGAGCGCGAGGTCTATGACCTGATGGGTATCCGCTTCAGCGGCCACCCCGACCTGCGGCGCATCCTGCTGTGGGAGGGGTATGCCGGGCACCCGCTGCGAAAGGACTTCTTGAACTTGCCGGGAGGCTTCAAGCCTGGGCTCCCCCGCTTCCCCGGCGTCGGGGCGGAGGCCTAG
- a CDS encoding NUDIX hydrolase — MSNRRTPALRTDSATSAGGVVYRVGREGMEVVVCGRTQEGIWGLPKGAPEPGEDLATAAAREVREETGLEVAPQRKIGSIRYWFVRKDEGVRYHKTVHHFLFVPTGGSLADHDQEYDRVEWLPVEEACRRLTYANEAEIVRRAEEMAVGGPSDCGGAAR; from the coding sequence TTGTCGAACAGGCGAACCCCCGCTCTGCGGACGGATTCGGCGACCTCCGCCGGCGGCGTCGTTTATCGCGTCGGGCGGGAGGGCATGGAAGTTGTGGTCTGCGGGCGCACCCAGGAGGGGATTTGGGGGCTGCCCAAGGGGGCGCCTGAGCCCGGCGAAGATTTGGCCACCGCTGCAGCGCGAGAAGTCCGGGAGGAGACGGGGCTCGAAGTCGCGCCGCAGCGGAAGATCGGGAGCATCCGCTACTGGTTCGTACGAAAGGATGAGGGGGTCCGCTATCACAAGACGGTGCACCACTTCCTTTTTGTCCCCACCGGTGGGAGCCTGGCGGACCACGACCAGGAGTACGATAGGGTGGAGTGGCTGCCCGTGGAAGAAGCGTGCCGCAGACTGACGTACGCCAACGAGGCTGAGATCGTGCGCAGGGCGGAGGAAATGGCTGTGGGCGGTCCTTCTGATTGTGGAGGCGCGGCGAGATGA
- a CDS encoding GNAT family N-acetyltransferase → MRAVVEGEIARGELVVLREKRREDAADDYAWRKDPELAAYDAAKPLSASFEDFLALYDDDLANPSVFRRTLAIDDQDGRHIGNVMFYNIDNVKGEAEVGITIGDRGYWSRGFGSDALKTLARYLFTQTRLTRLYLKTLDWNRRAQRSFEKAGFALIGTSRRSNGTFFLMELRKEWLSLE, encoded by the coding sequence ATGAGGGCGGTGGTTGAGGGCGAGATTGCGCGCGGGGAGCTTGTCGTCCTTCGCGAAAAGCGCAGGGAAGACGCCGCTGATGACTACGCTTGGCGCAAAGACCCCGAACTGGCGGCCTACGACGCGGCCAAGCCCCTGAGCGCCTCTTTCGAAGACTTTCTCGCCCTGTACGATGACGACCTCGCTAACCCCAGCGTTTTCAGGCGCACCCTCGCCATCGATGATCAGGACGGCAGGCACATCGGCAACGTGATGTTCTACAACATCGACAACGTGAAAGGCGAGGCGGAGGTCGGGATCACGATCGGCGACCGCGGTTACTGGAGCCGCGGCTTCGGCTCCGACGCCCTTAAGACGCTCGCGCGATACCTCTTCACGCAGACGCGGCTCACCAGGCTGTACCTGAAGACGTTGGACTGGAACCGCCGGGCGCAGCGTTCGTTCGAGAAGGCGGGGTTCGCGCTTATCGGGACGTCGCGTCGCAGCAATGGGACGTTCTTCCTGATGGAGCTTCGCAAGGAGTGGCTTTCCCTCGAGTAG
- a CDS encoding PHP domain-containing protein, with translation MLIDLHAHTQPISWDSDLTPDELVELAKAAGLDGVCLTEHDAFWDPADVAALARKHSFLVLPGAELNTEIGHVLVYGLDRFEWGMHRIDKLAEMVDAANGAMIAAHPYRRYMPWYYLEEDDLNATLQRALRNTAFKRCVALETAHGRASREQNDFSRRLCDLLGMRGAGGSDAHQPSHVGRCATRFERRISDLAGLVEELKAGRFEAVQLRDDPSQSGRAGHPRPR, from the coding sequence ATGCTTATCGACCTGCACGCCCACACGCAGCCCATCTCCTGGGACTCCGACCTCACCCCTGACGAACTGGTCGAACTGGCGAAAGCCGCCGGCCTCGACGGCGTATGCCTCACCGAGCATGACGCCTTCTGGGATCCCGCCGACGTCGCCGCCCTCGCGCGAAAGCACAGCTTCCTTGTCCTCCCCGGCGCTGAACTGAACACGGAGATCGGACACGTCCTCGTCTACGGGCTCGACCGCTTCGAGTGGGGCATGCACCGCATCGACAAGCTGGCGGAAATGGTGGACGCCGCCAACGGCGCCATGATCGCCGCCCATCCCTACCGTCGTTACATGCCCTGGTACTACCTCGAGGAAGACGACCTGAACGCCACCCTTCAGCGGGCGCTCAGGAACACCGCGTTCAAGCGTTGCGTCGCGCTGGAAACGGCGCACGGCCGCGCGTCACGGGAGCAGAACGACTTCTCCCGCCGCCTCTGCGACCTGCTCGGCATGCGGGGCGCCGGCGGCAGCGACGCCCATCAGCCGTCACACGTTGGGCGCTGCGCTACCCGCTTCGAGCGCCGCATCAGCGACCTGGCGGGCCTCGTCGAAGAACTGAAGGCGGGGCGCTTCGAGGCGGTGCAACTCCGCGACGACCCCTCGCAAAGCGGGCGCGCAGGCCACCCCAGGCCGCGTTAG
- a CDS encoding MaoC/PaaZ C-terminal domain-containing protein → MAQVYYEDVNVGDEIPKLVKNCSTQQLVMWAAGSGDFYQIHYDKDFALGNGLPGLIVHGALKHAFLGQMLHDWLGDGGRIKKYGCQYRGMDFPNQDITCRGVITAKSEGGIVELDIWTENPNGDKTSPGKATVILPSRG, encoded by the coding sequence ATGGCTCAGGTCTACTACGAAGACGTCAACGTCGGCGACGAGATACCGAAGCTGGTGAAGAACTGCAGCACGCAACAGCTCGTCATGTGGGCGGCCGGCTCCGGCGACTTCTACCAGATCCACTACGACAAGGATTTCGCGCTTGGCAACGGGCTCCCCGGCCTCATCGTCCACGGAGCGCTCAAGCACGCCTTCCTCGGACAGATGCTGCACGACTGGCTCGGCGACGGCGGCCGGATCAAGAAATACGGCTGCCAGTACCGCGGCATGGACTTCCCCAACCAGGACATCACCTGCCGCGGCGTCATAACTGCGAAGTCCGAAGGCGGCATCGTCGAATTGGACATCTGGACGGAGAACCCGAACGGCGACAAGACCTCGCCGGGCAAGGCGACGGTCATCCTGCCGTCGCGCGGCTAG
- the ndhC gene encoding NADH-quinone oxidoreductase subunit A, with amino-acid sequence MLEQYGRIGILLFFALAFPVGALLLSYALGILRLRPQNPNPVKEETYECGVETEGETWVRFNPRYYMFALLFVVFDVEVIFLYPWAVAFRQVKFFGLIEALLFVLILLVGYVYAWRKRALEWR; translated from the coding sequence TTGCTCGAGCAGTACGGACGAATCGGCATCCTCCTGTTCTTCGCTCTCGCTTTTCCTGTTGGCGCTCTCCTTCTGTCCTATGCCCTGGGTATCCTTCGCCTGCGGCCGCAAAACCCCAACCCCGTGAAGGAAGAGACGTACGAGTGCGGGGTCGAGACTGAGGGCGAGACCTGGGTGCGATTCAACCCGCGCTACTACATGTTCGCGCTCCTCTTCGTCGTGTTCGACGTAGAGGTCATCTTTCTCTATCCCTGGGCGGTGGCCTTCCGGCAGGTGAAGTTCTTCGGGCTTATCGAGGCGTTGCTGTTCGTCCTCATCCTGCTCGTGGGCTACGTCTATGCCTGGCGCAAGCGGGCGCTGGAGTGGCGCTAG
- a CDS encoding SDR family NAD(P)-dependent oxidoreductase: MTKALEGKAAVITGAGRGIGRAIALLFAKEGARVVVNDAGVGPDGVGHDNGPAETVAEEIRRDGGEAVANYDSVASMEGGERIVQAALDAFGRIDILVNNAGILRDRLFVNMSEEDWDAVIAVHLKGTFACTKAAATAMRGQRYGRIINTSSSSGLIGNAGQANYGAAKAGIAGFTRVAARELGRFGITCNAIAPMAATRLTEGMIEQAAKIGLIIPEPEYVAPLVAYLASDSAWNVNGQVFYVFGGSICLCQQAVPYRTIFKQERWTLDELVQLVPQQLMGGIANPAPPAEHLRPGATATAEGG, translated from the coding sequence TTGACCAAGGCTTTGGAAGGCAAGGCAGCGGTAATAACCGGTGCCGGACGGGGGATTGGCCGCGCCATCGCTCTCCTCTTCGCGAAGGAGGGGGCGCGCGTCGTCGTCAATGATGCCGGCGTCGGCCCCGACGGCGTCGGCCACGATAACGGCCCCGCCGAGACCGTCGCGGAAGAGATAAGGAGGGACGGCGGCGAAGCGGTCGCCAACTATGACTCGGTGGCGAGCATGGAGGGCGGCGAGCGCATCGTCCAGGCCGCCCTCGACGCCTTCGGCCGCATCGATATTCTCGTGAACAACGCGGGCATACTGCGTGACCGCCTCTTCGTCAACATGAGCGAGGAGGACTGGGACGCCGTCATCGCCGTCCATCTCAAGGGCACCTTCGCCTGCACGAAGGCGGCGGCCACCGCAATGCGCGGCCAGCGTTATGGCCGCATCATCAACACGTCGTCCTCGTCGGGGCTCATCGGCAACGCCGGCCAGGCAAACTACGGCGCCGCCAAGGCGGGGATCGCCGGCTTCACGCGTGTCGCCGCCCGCGAGCTGGGACGCTTCGGCATCACCTGCAACGCCATCGCCCCCATGGCGGCGACGAGGCTCACCGAGGGGATGATCGAGCAGGCGGCGAAAATCGGCCTTATCATCCCCGAGCCGGAGTACGTCGCCCCGCTCGTCGCCTACCTCGCCAGCGACAGCGCCTGGAACGTGAACGGGCAGGTCTTCTACGTGTTCGGCGGCAGCATCTGCCTCTGCCAGCAAGCAGTGCCCTACCGCACCATCTTCAAGCAGGAGCGCTGGACGCTCGACGAGCTGGTGCAACTCGTGCCCCAGCAGTTGATGGGTGGAATCGCGAACCCTGCGCCACCGGCCGAACACCTGCGCCCCGGCGCGACAGCGACGGCGGAGGGCGGTTAG
- a CDS encoding NADH-quinone oxidoreductase subunit D, translating into MPDVTTEPLVVNFGPQHPSTHGVFRMRVTLDGERITDVDMVVGYLHRSMEKLAEERTYIQNIPFTDRMDYLSAMSNNLAYCLAVEKLAGIEVPERADYIRVIMAELQRIANHAMAIGAYTNDIGTYFTPLMYMFREREKVLDLFEMTCGARLTTNYIRIGGVAFDLPPEFLPALRRLLDEMPERIQEYSDLLLENEIILARSRGTGVLPADLAINASMSGPMLRASGVAWDLRKADPYCVYDRMQFDIPVGVNGDNYDRLVVRLEELKQSVRIIEQAVEQLPGGPVKVNVPLAMRPPAGEAYARIEAPKGELGFYLVSDGGPTPYRFKIRAPSLINLSVLKELLVGGTIADAIITLGNIDIVLGEVDR; encoded by the coding sequence ATGCCGGACGTCACCACCGAGCCGCTGGTAGTCAACTTCGGGCCGCAGCACCCGAGCACGCACGGCGTCTTCCGCATGCGCGTCACACTGGACGGCGAACGGATCACGGACGTCGACATGGTGGTCGGCTACCTGCACCGCAGCATGGAGAAGCTGGCGGAGGAGCGCACGTACATCCAGAACATCCCCTTCACCGACCGCATGGACTATCTGTCCGCCATGTCGAACAACCTGGCGTACTGTCTCGCCGTCGAGAAGCTGGCGGGGATCGAGGTGCCGGAGCGGGCGGACTACATTCGGGTGATCATGGCGGAGCTGCAACGCATCGCCAACCACGCCATGGCAATCGGCGCCTACACCAACGACATCGGCACTTACTTCACGCCCCTCATGTACATGTTCCGCGAGCGGGAGAAGGTGCTGGACCTGTTTGAGATGACGTGCGGCGCACGCCTCACGACCAACTACATCCGTATCGGTGGCGTAGCCTTCGACCTGCCGCCCGAGTTTCTGCCGGCGCTTCGCAGGCTCCTCGACGAGATGCCCGAGCGCATCCAGGAATACTCCGATCTGCTGCTGGAAAACGAGATCATCCTCGCGCGATCTCGCGGCACCGGCGTCCTCCCCGCCGACCTGGCAATCAACGCCTCGATGAGCGGCCCCATGCTGCGGGCGAGCGGCGTCGCCTGGGACCTCCGCAAAGCCGACCCCTACTGTGTCTACGACCGCATGCAGTTCGACATCCCCGTAGGCGTGAACGGTGACAACTACGACCGCCTTGTCGTGCGGCTGGAGGAGCTCAAGCAGAGCGTGCGTATCATAGAGCAGGCGGTGGAACAGCTCCCCGGCGGCCCGGTGAAGGTCAACGTGCCGCTGGCGATGCGCCCGCCCGCCGGTGAGGCGTACGCCCGCATCGAGGCGCCGAAGGGCGAGCTCGGGTTCTATCTGGTGAGCGATGGCGGCCCCACGCCTTATCGGTTCAAGATACGCGCGCCCTCCCTGATCAACCTCTCGGTACTGAAGGAGCTGCTTGTCGGCGGGACAATAGCCGACGCCATCATCACGCTGGGCAACATCGATATCGTGCTGGGGGAGGTCGACCGCTGA
- a CDS encoding SDR family oxidoreductase encodes MGERLKGRAAVVTGAGRGIGRAVALALAAEGASVVVNDLGAAVDGSGESTGPADNVVDEIRTAGGSAVASFDSVATPEGGQAIIRTALDNYGRVDILVNVAGILRDRALLNMTEEEWDAVIAVHLKGHYCTCKPAASQMRRQRFGRIINFSSASGFIGAHGQANFAAAKSGIVGLTRVLARELGRHGITCNAIAPVAETRLTAPISEAARQMGETPPKLGDPMQVAMMVCYLATEDAWNVNGKLFYVSGGAISLAYDEDMGRTLTKDGMWTVEELAGLLPGRLLQGVPNPAPPPELEIPGRPTGTA; translated from the coding sequence GTGGGAGAGCGACTTAAGGGCAGAGCGGCAGTAGTTACCGGTGCCGGCCGTGGCATCGGCAGAGCGGTCGCGCTGGCGCTGGCGGCGGAGGGCGCATCGGTCGTCGTCAACGACCTCGGCGCCGCCGTCGACGGCAGCGGCGAGAGCACGGGGCCCGCGGACAATGTCGTCGACGAGATACGGACCGCCGGCGGCAGCGCCGTCGCCAGCTTCGATAGCGTGGCCACTCCCGAAGGCGGACAAGCCATCATCCGGACGGCTCTCGACAACTATGGACGTGTCGACATCCTCGTCAACGTTGCCGGCATCCTCCGCGACCGCGCGCTGCTCAACATGACGGAAGAGGAGTGGGACGCAGTGATCGCCGTCCACCTCAAGGGCCACTACTGCACCTGCAAGCCCGCCGCCTCTCAGATGCGGCGCCAGCGCTTCGGCCGCATTATCAACTTCTCCTCCGCTTCGGGGTTCATCGGCGCGCACGGGCAGGCGAACTTTGCGGCCGCGAAGTCGGGCATCGTCGGCCTGACGCGCGTGCTCGCCCGCGAACTGGGGCGTCACGGCATCACCTGCAACGCCATAGCTCCCGTGGCGGAGACGCGCCTGACGGCGCCCATCAGCGAAGCGGCGCGCCAGATGGGGGAAACGCCGCCCAAACTGGGCGACCCCATGCAGGTGGCGATGATGGTCTGCTACCTGGCCACGGAAGACGCCTGGAACGTAAACGGCAAGCTTTTCTACGTGTCCGGCGGCGCCATCTCCCTCGCCTACGACGAGGACATGGGCCGAACCCTCACAAAGGACGGGATGTGGACGGTGGAGGAGCTGGCGGGCCTGCTTCCCGGACGGCTGCTTCAGGGGGTGCCGAATCCCGCGCCGCCGCCCGAGCTGGAGATACCCGGCCGTCCCACCGGCACCGCCTGA
- a CDS encoding MaoC family dehydratase N-terminal domain-containing protein, which translates to MTQESLITDEMRAVIGKESEPITIEVEKHPIRMFARAVGHTDLIFYDEEYAKSKGHRSLVAPPGFVGHAVHRPDRPSGIIGSSVTRAPEIRVQFKGVLNGGTEFEYYGEDICAGDVLTGKSKVIDIRERTGAMGKMLIVVSETNYTNQQGKLVATQRGTAIMYV; encoded by the coding sequence GTGACGCAAGAATCGCTGATCACGGACGAGATGCGGGCCGTTATCGGCAAAGAGAGCGAGCCGATAACCATCGAGGTCGAAAAGCACCCCATCCGCATGTTCGCCCGTGCCGTCGGACACACCGACCTCATCTTCTACGATGAAGAGTACGCCAAAAGCAAGGGGCACCGCAGCCTCGTCGCGCCGCCGGGGTTCGTGGGCCACGCCGTGCACCGCCCCGACAGGCCATCGGGCATCATCGGCTCTTCCGTAACCCGCGCTCCCGAGATCAGGGTGCAGTTCAAAGGCGTACTGAACGGGGGCACCGAATTCGAGTACTACGGCGAAGACATCTGCGCCGGCGACGTCCTGACCGGCAAGAGCAAGGTCATCGACATCCGCGAGCGCACAGGCGCGATGGGCAAGATGCTCATCGTCGTCTCCGAGACAAACTACACCAACCAGCAGGGCAAGCTGGTCGCCACCCAGCGCGGCACCGCCATCATGTACGTGTAG
- the nuoH gene encoding NADH-quinone oxidoreductase subunit NuoH, translated as MPVLYQWYDIRDLSYAVEQLLEWIGDWGPHWLVYVVSAIIGGAAIFGLAAGTAIFNVWLERRAIGRIQARLGPNRLGPFGLIQPIADMLKLMLKEALFPRRWDKALFILAPIVVYIPAILVFAVFPVGRGMTFVDLNVGVLYMLAVSSITAIGVFMAGWSSNNKFSLISSMRVIAMLVSYEIPMVLTLLAVVLFAGTMSLNGIVEWQHDYRVPLIVLQPLALFVYLFSATAELNRTPTDIAEAESEIVAGYNIEYSGMRFGLFYAVELVNAVAISGIVATLFFGGWWLFGLDRWIPGWMIFLGKLYAFYMVLIWMRGTLPRLRIDQLLGFAWKIMLPLALANVFLVAVEVLVWEEYELSAAVVLPVFAVANVALSGALVVAWTKLMSFHFDELPKAAVLVPDSGLVFAQHAPPVPAARRSWAPAPAPAVEEVAGGSGSG; from the coding sequence ATGCCGGTCCTCTACCAGTGGTACGACATCCGCGATCTCTCGTACGCCGTCGAGCAGTTGCTGGAGTGGATCGGTGACTGGGGGCCGCACTGGCTGGTCTACGTCGTCAGTGCAATCATCGGCGGAGCGGCGATATTCGGGCTTGCAGCAGGCACGGCCATCTTCAACGTCTGGCTGGAGCGACGCGCCATCGGCCGCATACAGGCGCGTCTGGGCCCCAACCGCCTGGGTCCGTTTGGTCTCATACAGCCGATAGCCGACATGCTGAAATTGATGCTAAAGGAGGCGCTGTTTCCGCGCCGCTGGGACAAGGCGCTGTTCATCCTCGCCCCCATCGTCGTCTACATACCGGCGATACTGGTCTTCGCGGTCTTTCCCGTCGGGCGGGGGATGACCTTCGTCGACCTGAATGTCGGCGTCCTCTACATGCTTGCCGTCTCCTCTATCACCGCTATAGGCGTCTTCATGGCCGGCTGGTCATCGAACAACAAGTTCTCGCTTATCAGCTCGATGCGGGTCATCGCCATGCTCGTCAGCTACGAGATACCGATGGTGCTGACGCTGCTGGCGGTCGTGTTGTTCGCGGGGACGATGAGCCTCAACGGCATCGTCGAGTGGCAGCACGATTACCGGGTGCCGCTGATCGTCCTGCAGCCGCTGGCGCTGTTCGTATACCTGTTCTCGGCCACCGCGGAGTTGAACCGCACGCCCACCGATATCGCGGAGGCGGAATCGGAAATCGTCGCCGGGTACAATATTGAGTACTCAGGGATGCGCTTCGGCCTGTTCTACGCTGTCGAACTCGTGAACGCCGTCGCCATCTCGGGGATCGTCGCCACCCTCTTCTTCGGCGGCTGGTGGCTGTTTGGCCTCGACCGCTGGATTCCCGGCTGGATGATATTCCTGGGTAAGCTCTACGCGTTCTACATGGTGCTCATATGGATGCGGGGAACGCTGCCGCGGCTCCGCATCGACCAGCTTCTTGGGTTCGCCTGGAAGATCATGCTGCCTCTGGCGCTGGCCAACGTCTTCCTGGTCGCCGTCGAGGTGCTGGTTTGGGAGGAGTACGAGCTGAGCGCCGCGGTGGTGTTGCCGGTCTTCGCAGTGGCCAATGTAGCGCTCTCGGGGGCGCTCGTCGTCGCCTGGACGAAGCTGATGTCGTTCCACTTCGACGAGCTGCCGAAGGCGGCCGTACTCGTTCCCGATAGCGGCCTTGTGTTCGCGCAGCACGCTCCGCCTGTGCCTGCCGCCCGGCGGTCGTGGGCGCCGGCTCCTGCGCCGGCCGTCGAAGAGGTCGCCGGCGGATCGGGGTCGGGCTGA